In Gemmatimonadetes bacterium SCN 70-22, a single genomic region encodes these proteins:
- a CDS encoding molybdenum cofactor biosynthesis protein MoeB: MLPLSMPANPLPDLVAAEYLRYGRQISLPSFGEEGQRRLRGSHVLLVGAGGLGSPAATYLAAAGVGALTIIDFDRVEPSNLHRQPLFGESAIGRSKVEAARARLADLNPHVQLEIVDAKLSSHNALDLVSRCDVVVDGSDNFPTRYLVNDACVLAGRPNVYASVLRFDGQLSVLGAPDGPCYRCLFPEPPPPGTVPSCAEAGVLGVLPGLLGTMQALEAIKLLSGVGSVAVGRLILVDALRLEFRSITVRREPSCPACGTRTLGALVDYEDFCGISAAGASEGADADGRVMPPPGDGGWAGARELHPAELARRVAEGIRFTLVDVREPWEWKIGHIAGARHIPLGSVTGAVTTLDRGEEIVVYCHHGVRSLAAAGFLAEQGFRRLWNLSGGIDRYAVEVDPSMPRY, translated from the coding sequence ATGTTACCCCTTTCCATGCCAGCCAATCCGCTCCCCGATCTCGTGGCGGCCGAGTACCTGCGGTACGGTCGCCAAATCTCCCTCCCCTCGTTCGGCGAAGAGGGGCAGCGCCGGCTGCGGGGCAGCCATGTCCTCCTGGTGGGCGCCGGTGGCCTTGGATCGCCAGCGGCCACGTACCTCGCCGCTGCCGGGGTGGGCGCCCTCACGATCATCGACTTCGACCGCGTAGAACCCTCGAACCTTCACCGACAACCACTGTTTGGTGAATCGGCGATCGGTCGTTCCAAGGTCGAAGCGGCCCGCGCTCGGCTGGCGGACCTGAACCCGCACGTACAGCTCGAGATCGTGGACGCCAAGTTGTCCTCGCACAATGCGTTGGACCTTGTATCGCGTTGCGACGTCGTGGTGGACGGGAGCGACAACTTCCCAACGCGATATCTCGTCAACGACGCGTGCGTCCTTGCCGGGCGCCCCAACGTCTACGCCTCGGTCCTGCGCTTCGACGGTCAGCTGTCGGTGTTGGGTGCGCCCGACGGTCCCTGCTATCGCTGCCTCTTTCCCGAGCCGCCACCTCCGGGGACGGTTCCAAGCTGCGCCGAGGCTGGGGTGCTCGGGGTGCTCCCCGGGCTGCTGGGAACGATGCAGGCCCTGGAAGCCATCAAGCTGCTGAGTGGCGTGGGGAGCGTTGCCGTCGGACGGCTCATCCTGGTCGATGCCCTGCGCCTGGAGTTCCGCTCCATCACGGTGCGGCGTGAGCCGTCGTGTCCGGCCTGCGGAACTCGCACGCTCGGCGCGCTCGTGGACTACGAGGATTTCTGCGGGATCTCGGCGGCGGGAGCGAGCGAGGGGGCTGACGCGGATGGTCGGGTCATGCCACCTCCCGGCGACGGGGGATGGGCGGGCGCGCGAGAATTGCACCCGGCGGAACTCGCCAGGCGCGTGGCGGAAGGGATCCGCTTCACGCTGGTCGACGTGCGTGAGCCGTGGGAGTGGAAGATCGGGCACATCGCTGGCGCGCGGCACATCCCGCTCGGGAGCGTCACGGGGGCGGTGACGACGCTCGACCGGGGGGAGGAGATCGTGGTCTACTGCCACCACGGCGTGCGATCGCTGGCGGCCGCGGGCTTCCTTGCCGAGCAGGGATTCCGACGACTCTGGAACCTGTCGGGCGGCATCGACCGATACGCGGTCGAAGTGGACCCGTCGATGCCGCGCTACTGA